A single region of the Dryobates pubescens isolate bDryPub1 chromosome 40, bDryPub1.pri, whole genome shotgun sequence genome encodes:
- the LOC128899117 gene encoding E3 ubiquitin-protein ligase rnf213-alpha-like, with translation MTEDLMSVQQSLSGIPQPVLDFLEELLECTRKEFISWIKTIIKDKSEIPAFVELASISAGESDLDIDRVQIFREAMAAAAPIVYDLSPTAGFQQFMAAVAFVTEAVTKDPKLTKKLKDSCDNREWIRAAHEVHGSVEHSSISQARSINGKGVFTISAPPKFKAALEDCVSLQLRGGSEDCKSPAEHRLRMYKLPQLTELQNKLMLIATKVEEGRAEANRFLEILEKVKTIGKLYLELLSVGNVLFSGWKAEIYCNPEQHVKVYTEFGIAEILVQSTKPLLEELGSLSKAMEHCLREWKKYLETQRDTYYHLNLFTAQQLFYLCSQLARVQKGIVEPQVLIMLSSIKHDIKAEDVRQALEDALMTPLESVETLAGEEELVTWHDYIICFPQLIKSLAESGYDEVVAKAALQSCLGNSPITQQMLMEFAFEHGDNQELVEELSTSYEEAREAFLQKKRKFKTEHRDAGQVFFSTLAQDEVAASFESLPSISDKVILLWDAYCKKFSGLVSDKYVGVDVLGETLKRLVALETTHVERSLPVGLEEGKPLLIMCKEEEMLPSMLSVYRHTEAAPLPSYDEVLVCTPDTEEEEVELLVRRALSPGSQEQKIFCLLGADKLVYKVSERLEFHFFRLVQSSSIPSYRFLIFCNAKAHSSYVTTAFDAYKVTFPCYNKLEIQSYLKMHLKVPSGTAPVAQAFEEPHQQNIKFVFSERAGMGKSLFVETTIKKVHAKLGGTLSLHKTIRLMESEIDFQFLVEELFSIRESTTESQPSIFHIDVSPVVSKGLYRFLVDLCILRHIQRPDGMVWKCQPSHLYLIEYLARGSGVSSTKKQEMSIEMEEKFLDLFPTVECVSPLRVLTMLGRPSSVPSEDLREEYFDCNKLKSEAFQRSYQYLRRYKEKRDLDYFSFVSGSVQGTDKECLGCLMEFCGRSDPSWTELSNFSHFLNFQLMKCEESVFCSELVLQQLRGFKSFVVKFMVAMSKDFAMPSLNMSDESVPRQQSRVVDNVLSRYQLRRRWEQDSHPYVVFHAGGHSMEFLGFHINQNFDAIDAYSQAVLETNVLSPSLYRNLVLQKVPFNRKFETLSRKEQLETLCRVFGVECQNDPDPSYQLTLDNTMKMLAIYLRFQCGIPVIIMGETGCGKTKLVEFLCNLQKAGKEVQNMLVVRVHGGTTSKTVQEKVRQAMKLACDNRTKHNVDTVLFFDEANTSEAIFAIKEVLCDRSVNGEQITTSCLKVVAACNPYKRHSQETIEKLEKAGLGYRVRSEDTPEKLGYIPLRQLVYRVQPLPPSLVPLVWDFGELNVKTQNLYIREIVRSAVGKEILAGNLEVFTSVISTSQKFLRERKDECRVASLRDIDRCMKIMLWFYGLRDLLFQQMDQKRHGERGKQPTLDPAQRALVLSVGTCYYLSLESRQQYLEEVAKCFPVPAAWLQQEIELCQEVFLDNLSIPKATACNSALRENVFMMVVCMDLRVPLFLVGKPGSSKSLSKTIAVDAMGGMSSARSPLFKRCKVVQLVSFQCSPYSKPEGIISTFRQCAQFQKGRNLDEFVSVVLLDEIGLAEDSPDMPLKTLHPLLEDGCVDDEKPEAYKKVGFVGISNWALDPAKMNRGLLVFRNEPSREELVKTAKGICADQPHLHRIEYLFPILASFYCNVLARQKMEFFGLRDFYSLIKMVVSYMRDMKCSTQEELLVKAIQRNFGGSGDIDPLEIFQGCISDVRLTNVARTSCIRLLQENLGTQQPGFMSRYLLLLTTNNAAFQIIQMMRLIDPGNCDIIFGSGFPRDQDYSQVCRSVNRVKICMEIGRPVVLLNIQNLYESLYDALNQCFVSLGGNYYVDLGLGTHRVKSRVKEEFRLIVIEEKKVVYSQFPTPLLSRLEKHCLDMNTILSWQQQDLKRDLERWAGSFVRMERPDVLVAQSRAPVPKEHDVFIGFSDDTSAAVVLECSQNTCSVVYECCGDMVLSTATSKLVACATPDSILRLRYSALENTEEIQDLYFFKQKHNSLANLLREAMNQQHNKETATTGTCLQVLGLGYGAPRGAVCKRGGPMVLVKAGQ, from the exons ATGACCGAAGACCTCATGAGCGTTCAACAAAGCTTgagtggcatcccccagccaGTCCTGGACTTCTTGGAGGAACTTCTGGAGTGCACGAGGAAAGAGTTTATCTCCTGGATTAAAACCATCATAAAAG ACAAGTCGGAGATCCCAGCCTTTGTGGAGCTGGCCTCCATCTCAGCTGGGGAGAGCGACCTGGACATCGACCGCGTGCAGATCTTCCGTGAGGCCATGGCTGCTGCCGCCCCCATTGTCTACGACCTGAGTCCCACCGCTGGCTTCCAGCAGTTCATGGCAGCTGTGGCCTTTGTCACAGAAGCTGTCACCAAAGACCCCAAGCTTACCAAGAAGCTG AAAGACTCCTGTGACAACCGGGAGTGGATCCGGGCAGCCCACGAAGTCCATGGCTCTGTGGAACATTCCTCCATCTCTCAAGCCAGAAGCATCAATGGAAAGGGAGTGTTCACCATCTCAGCACCTCCAAAGTTCAAG gctgcGCTTGAGGACTGTGTCTCCTTGCAGCTGCGGGGTGGCAGTGAGGACTGCAAGTCTCCAGCTGAGCACAGGCTCAGGATGTACAAATTGCCTcagctcacagagctgcagaacaaGCTCATGTTGATTGCCACCAAGGtcgaggagggcagagcagaggccaaCCGGTTCCTGGAG ATACTGGAAAAAGTCAAAACGATTGGGAAGTTGTACCTGGAGCTTCTCAGTGTTGGCAATGTCCTCTTCAGTGGCTGGAAGGCTGAGATCTACTGCAACCCTGAGCAGCATGTGAAGGTCTACACTGAGTTTGGCATTGCTGAGATCCTTGTGCAGagcaccaaacccctcctggaggagctgggcagcctctctAAAGCAATGGAGCACTGCTTGAGAGAGTGGAAGAAGTACCTGGAGACTCAGAGGGACACCTACTATCATCTCAACCTCTTCACTGCTCAACAGCTCTTCTATTTATGCAGCCAACTGGCCAGGGTCCAGAAAGGCATTGTGGAGCCTCAGGTCCTCATCATGCTCTCCTCCATCAAGCACGACATCAAGGCAGAAGATGTCAGACAAGCCCTGGAGGATGCCTTGATGACCCCTCTGGAGTCTGTGGAGACGttggcaggagaggaggagttgGTCACCTGGCACGATTACATCATCTGCTTCCCCCAGCTGATCAAGAGCTTGGCCGAGTCAGGCTACGACGAGgtggtggccaaggcagccttgcagagctgcttgggcAACTCGCCCATCACACAGCAGATGCTGATGGAGTTTGCCTTTGAGCACGGAGACAACCAGGAACTGGTGGAAGAGCTCAGCACCTCGTACGAGGAGGCCAGAGAAGCCTTCCTGCAGAAGAAGCGGAAGTTCAAGACAGAGCACAGAGATGCTGGCCAGGTGTTCTTCAGCACCTTGGCCCAGGACGAGGTGGCTGCCTCCTTTGAGAGCTTGCCATCCATCTCTGACaaggtcatcctgctctgggaTGCCTACTGCAAAAAGTTCTCTGGCCTGGTGTCTGACAAATACGTTGGGGTGGATGTTTTGGGGGAGACCTTGAAGCGGCTGGTGGCTCTGGAGACCACCCATGTGGAGAGGAGCTTGCCTGTTGGCTTGGAAGAGGGGAAGCCTCTTCTCATCATGTGTAAGGAGGAGGAGATGTTACCCAGCATGTTGTCGGTCTACAGGCACACGGAGGCGGCTCCTCTCCCATCCTATGATGAGGTCCTGGTGTGCACTCCAGAcacggaggaggaggaggtggagctgCTCGTCAGGAGAGCTCTTTCCCCAGGTTCTCAAGAGCAGAAGATCTTCTGCTTGCTGGGGGCTGACAAGTTGGTCTACAAAGTCTCTGAACGACTCGAGTTCCACTTCTTCCGCCTGGTGCAAtcctccagcatccccagcTACCGGTTCCTCATCTTCTGCAACGCCAAAGCCCACAGCTCCTATGTCACCACGGCCTTTGATGCCTACAAGGTGACCTTCCCATGCTACAACAAGCTGGAAATCCAAAGCTACCTGAAGATGCATCTCAAAGTGCCAAGTGGGACAGCCCCTGTTGCCCAAGCCTTTGAGGAACCTCATCAGCAGAACATCAAGTTTGTCTTCTCAGAGCGAGCAGGGATGG gGAAGTCTCTCTTTGTGGAGACCACCATTAAGAAGGTCCATGCCAAGTTGGGTGGCACGCTATCACTTCACAAGACCATTAGGCTGATGGAGTCAGAGATTGATTTCCAGTTCCTGGTGGAGGAGCTCTTCTCCATCAGGGAATCCACCACTGAATCTCAGCCCAGCATCTTCCACATTGACGTGTCTCCAGTG GTATCAAAGGGTCTCTACCGGTTTCTGGTTGACCTCTGCATCCTGCGGCACATCCAGAGGCCTGATGGCATGGTCTGGAAGTGTCAACCTTCTCACCTCTACTTGATTGAGTACCTGGCAAGAGGGAGCGGTGTCAGCAGCACGAAGAAGCAGGAG ATGTCCATTGAAATGGAAGAGAAATTCCTGGATCTTTTTCCCACTGTGGAATGTGTGTCACCACTGCGGGttctcaccatgctgggacgtcccagctctgtcccttctgAGGATCTGAGGGAGGAATATTTTGACTGCAATAAGCTCAAGAGTGAAGCCTTCCAAAGGTCCTACCAATACCTGAGAAGATACAAAGAGAAGAGAGACCTTGACTACTTCTCTTTTGTCTCTGGAAGTGTCCAAGGGACAGACAAGGAATGCCTGGGGTGCTTGATGGAATTCTGTGGGAGAAGTGACCCCTCCTGGACCGAGCTCAGCAACTTCAGCCACTTCTTGAACTTCCAGCTAATGAAGTGTGAGGAATCAGTCTTCTGCAGCGAGCTGGTCCTACAACAGCTGCGTGGCTTCAAATCCTTCGTCGTCAAGTTCATGGTCGCCATGTCCAAGGACTTTGCCATGCCTTCCCTCAACATGTCTGATGAGAGTGTGccgaggcagcagagcagggtggtggACAATGTCCTGAGCAGGTACCAGCTGAGACGCAGGTGGGAGCAGGATTCTCATCCTTACGTCGTCTTCCACGCTGGAGGTCATTCCATGGAGTTCTTGGGGTTCCACATCAACCAGAACTTCGATGCCATTGATGCTTACTCCCAGGCTGTTCTGGAGACCAACGTGTTGAGCCCAAGTTTGTACAGGAACTTGGTCCTCCAGAAGGTTCCTTTCAATAGGAAATTTGAGACCTTATCTCgaaaggagcagctggagaccCTCTGCAGAGTCTTTGGCGTGGAATGCCAGAATgatccagatccttcctaccAGCTGACCTTGGACAACACCATGAAGATGTTGGCCATCTACCTCCGGTTCCAGTGTGGCATCCCTGTCATCATCATGGGTGAAACAGGATGTGGCAAGACAAAGTTGGTGgagttcctgtgcaacctgcaaaAGGCAGGCAAGGAGGTTCAGAACATGCTAGTGGTGCGTGTTCACGGTGGCACCACCTCCAAGACCGTCCAGGAGAAGGTCAGGCAGGCCATGAAGCTGGCATGTGACAACAGGACAAAGCACAACGTGGACACTGTGCTCTTCTTTGATGAAGCCAACACCTCGGAAGCCATCTTTGCCATCAAGGAAGTCCTGTGTGACCGCAGCGTCAATGGAGAGCAGATCACCACCAGCTGCCTGAAAGTGGTGGCTGCTTGCAACCCCTACAAAAGACACAGCCAGGAGACCATTGAGAAACTGGAGAAAGCTGGTTTGGGCTACAGAGTCCGGAGTGAAGACACCCCGGAGAAGCTGGGGTACATCCCTCTGAGGCAGTTGGTCTATCGGGtgcagcccctcccccccagcttggTCCCCCTGGTCTGGGACTTCGGGGAACTGAACGTGAAGACTCAAaacctgtacatcagggagatCGTGAGGTCTGCCGTGGGGAAGGAGATCCTGGCTGGAAACTTGGAGGTCTTCACCAGTGTCATTTCAACCTCCCAGAAGTTcctgagagagaggaaggaCGAGTGCAGGGTCGCCAGCCTTCGAGACATCGACCGCTGCATGAAGATCATGCTCTGGTTCTATGGCTTGCGGGACCTGCTCTTCCAGCAGATGGATCAGAAGAGGCACGGCGAGAGGGGAAAGCAACCAACCTTAGACCCTGCACAAAGGGCTTTGGTCCTCTCTGTGGGGACCTGCTATTACTTGTCTCTGGAGAGCCGGCAGCAGTACCTGGAGGAGGTGGCCAAATGCTTCCCGGTCCCCGCGGCATGGCTACAGCAAGAGATTGAGTTGTGCCAAGAGGTCTTCCTTGATAACTTGTCCATCCCAAAGGCCACCGCCTGCAACAGCGCTCTGCGGGAGAACGTCTTCATGATGGTTGTCTGCATGGACCTCCGGGTTCCACTCTTCCTGGTTGGGAAGCCAGGCAGCTCCAAGTCTCTCTCCAAGACCATCGCCGTTGACGCCATGGGAGGGATGTCATCAGCCAGAAGCCCcttgtttaaaagatgcaaagTGGTCCAGCTGGTGTCCTTCCAGTGCAGCCCCTATTCCAAACCTGAAGGCATCATCTCCACCTTCCGGCAATGTGCTCAGTTCCAGAAGGGCAGGAACCTGGATGAGTTTGTGTCCGTGGTCCTGCTGGATGAGATTGGTCTGGCTGAAGACTCGCCTGACATGCCCTTGAAGACTCTCCACCCTCTTCTGGAGGACGGGTGTGTTGACGATGAGAAACCAGAGGCTTACAAGAAAGTTGGCTTTGTGGGCATCTCCAACTGGGCCTTGGACCCTGCCAAAATGAACCGGGGTCTCCTGGTCTTCAGGAATGAACCCAGCAGAGAAGAGCTGGTGAAGACAGCCAAGGGCATCTGTGCTGACCAACCTCACTTGCACAGAATAGAGTATTTGTTCCCCATCCTGGCCAGCTTCTACTGCAATGTCCTGGCCAGGCAGAAGATGGAGTTCTTTGGGCTTCGGGACTTCTACAGCTTGATCAAAATGGTTGTGTCCTACATGCGGGACATGAAATGCAGCACCCAAGAGGAGCTTCTGGTCAAGGCCATCCAGAGAAACTTTGGAGGTTCAGGAGACATCGaccctctggagatcttccagggCTGCATCAGTGACGTTCGCCTCACCAACGTGGCAAGAACCAGCTGCATCCGTCTGCTGCAGGAGAACCTGgggacacagcagccaggcttcaTGTCCAggtacctgctgctgctgaccaccAACAATGCTgccttccagatcatccagaTGATGAGGCTCATCGACCCTGGCAACTGTGACATCATCTTTGGCTCCGGCTTCCCACGGGATCAGGATTATTCCCAGGTGTGCCGCTCTGTCAACCGGGTGAAGATCTGCATGGAGATCGGCCGACCTGTTGTCCTCCTCAACATCCAGAACCTGTATGAGAGCCTCTATGACGCCCTCAACCAATGCTTTGTCAGCCTGGGGGGCAATTACTATGTTGACCTTGGCCTAGGAACCCATCGGGTCAAGAGTCGTGTGAAGGAGGAGTTCCGGTTGATAGTCATCGAGGAGAAGAAAGTGGTCTACAGCCAGTTCCCCACCCCACTGctgagcaggctggagaagcaTTGCTTGGACATGAATACCatcctcagctggcagcagcaagacctgaagagggacctggagagatGGGCTGGGTCGTTTGTCCGTATGGAGAGGCCTGATGTGTTGGTGGCCCAGTCCCGTGCTCCGGTCCCCAAGGAACACGACGTCTTCATTGGCTTCAGCGATGACACCTCGGCCGCCGTTGTGCTGGAGTGCTCCCAGAACACCTGCTCTGTGGTCTACGAGTGCTGTGGAGACATGGTCCTGTCCACTGCCACCAGCAAACTGGTGGCCTGTGCCACTCCTGACTCCATCCTGCGCCTGAGGTACTCTGCGCTGGAGAACACTGAGGAGATCCAGGACCTCTACTTCTTCAAGCAGAAGCACAACAGCCTGGCCAACCTCCTACGGGAGGCGATGAACCAGCAGCACAACAAGGAGACTGCCACCACTGGGACATGCCTGCAGGTACTGGGGCTTGGCTATggagcacccaggggtgctgttTGCAAGCGTGGTGGCCCCATGGTCTTGGTTAAGGCAGGACAATGA